The following is a genomic window from Candidatus Poribacteria bacterium.
ACTCCTATTGGTTTGGGTCACACTTGTGGTCTTTATGCCGAGCACCCTCGCGTCTATCGCGGGTGGCTCTTCATCGCCCAGACCTACTTTTGGATTTTCGGAACGCTCCAGTCAACTTCACGATGAACTTGACAAGAAATATAGTGCTCGTATCCATGATGCCGGCGAGGATTCAACAAAAAGATTACAATTGTTAGGCGAGTTCGTTACCAAAGACGCAGAAGGGCAGGAACAGCTGCACGAAGAACGCTTAAAGCAGCGGATTGCCCAAGTCAAAAAGGCGCGTGCTATCACCCGTTTTTCACCTGTTACGATTGTGCAGCACCTCCTTGAATCTTTCGCTGGCACAGGTTTTGAGCGACATCTGCAATTCTTAGAGAACGCCAAATCTCATGCCCGACAGTTCCGGACATTTATCGTTGACACCGATAGAGAGGACCCAGATAGCCTTCATTTTTTAGGTGTTCGTGCAGGTATGTCAGGGAAATCTGTCAGTCCAGAAGCCGTTCCCAAATTTGAAGATACGCTCAGCCTGAGTCATGATTTTAACACAGCGGCGATGGATCTGTTGTTATTAACGCTGTTCGTCGTCGTTTTGTTAGCGGGTGCGTATCTTGCGTTTGTGCGCGTTGAGGTGTGATTTCTAATGCTTAAAACACTCATTCGTAGGGAACTGCTTGACAATCTAATGACGTTCCGTTTCGCAGCGGTCCTGCTCATCACGCTGTTGCTCGTTGTCGCAAACACAGTCGTGCTTGTCCAAGATTACGAACAACGTTTGGAGAGTTACAATGATGCCGTCAAAATGCATCGTCAGGACCTACGCAATTCCAAAACCTATTCTACTGCATATCTGTTCGTTGACCGGGCACCGAATCCGTTGAGTATTTTCAATATCGGATTAGATAAACGTTTGGGAAACCTCATCGGTATCTATCACGGGTTTATGCCGACACTCTGGGATGCCCAAATGCACGGCACGGACAACCCGTTTATCGCTTTCTTTTCTTCAATTGATATTGTCTTTGTCTTTGAGGTTATCCTCAGCCTAATGGGGTTGATATTCGCTTACGATGCGATTGCGGGCGAACGTGAACGCGGCACGTTACGTCTTGTTCTCGCACAGCCTATTGGGCGTGGGCAGATCTTACTTGCGAAATATATCAGTACGATGGCGTGTCTGTTAGTTCCTTTGATATTGAGTCTGCTTTTTGCTCTGTTGTTCTTAACGCGTTCGATTCCGTTGTCAATCGCTGATTTTCTCCGTGTCGCCGGGATTGTTTTTACATCGTTTGCGTATCTATCGTTGTTCTACCTCATTGGATTGCTGATTTCCGTAGCGACGCGTAGAACCGGCACTGCCCTCATGCTCGCGATGTTTGTATGGGGGTTTTTGGTACTCGTGTATCCGAATTTGATTCGGGTAACGGTTAATCCTGGAGGCGACATCCAAGCGCGGGTGAAGACTGCCCAGAACCAGATTCAACAGATTTTAGATACATACGAGCGGGAACGTCAAAAGTTCCTTGAAAAAGAGGGAATCGCTGGCGAGACATCGGAATTCAGCAAGGCGTTAGGATTTTATCACCAGGCGGATGTGGATCCAGTAACCCTGATGACTTATATTGAAAATATGAGTGTTATTTCAGAAATTCGTCCGGACTTTGAGAAGTACGTTCCCGTCGCTAAGCGGTATTACAATTTCGTTGAACCGTTGGTTACCCAAACAGTAGAAAAGGCGTGGCGCGTCCGCAAGCAGGCACTTGATGAAATTTACGTCCGACAAGCCACAACAGATAGGATATTGTTGAAACTCTCACCGATAGGTATCTATGACGCTGCGACGCAGGCATGGGCAGGGACTGACCTATCTGGCCTCAGAGATTTTTTCGATACAGCGCGACGTTACCGAAAAGTTGTGATTGACTATCTCTACGCGAAAGATGCGTTTTCGTCAAGAGAGTGGTTTGTCGCCGATAAAGGTGCTGTGGATTGGAGCACACTCCCTCAGTTTACTTTTGAAAGAAGTGATGTCTGGACGAATGCAAAACGGGCATTACCAGACCTGTTTCTCCTGCTTATCGCCAACCTTGTCTTGTTCATGGGGATCGTTCTTATTTTTATCAAAAGTGAGGTGTGAAGTAGTTTCCAGTTTCCAGTTTTCAGTTAATACCCTCTTTTGACTGATTAATGTATAGATGATTCTAAAACCTACCATAGGAGAAAAGATGCAGGATTTTAAGAAATTGCAAGTTTGGCAAAAATCTCATGATTTAACTTTGAGGATGTATGAGTTGACATCTCGATTTCCTCGCGAAGAAATGTATGGGCTGACAAACCAAATCCGTCGTGCGTGTGCATCGATGCCAACAAATATCGCTGAAGGCTGTGGCAGGGGCAGCTCTGCTGACTTTGCGCGTTTCCTTCACATAGCAATGGGTTCAGCAAATGAAACAGAATATCTCATTCTCCTTGCTCGCGACCTCAAGTACCTTGATACAGATCTGTTTGCTGGGTTAATGGACACAATAGTTGAGGTGAGGAAGATGCTAACCTCTTTACTGCGGAGGCTGAAAACTGAAAACTGTTAACTGGTTACTTATGTGGCATATTGCAAAGCGTGAACTCTATGACAATCTGAATAGCCTCCGTTTCGCATTGGCGACGGTACTGTTGTTGGCATTGATGCTGACCAACGCGATCCTGTATCTGCGCGAACATCCAGCGCGGGCACAGGCATATCACAACGCGGCTGCTGATGCTATAAAAACATTAGAGTCGCGCAGCACCAGTTTATATCGCGTCGCGACACAAGGACCTGGCGATCTCCATAAAGCACCTTCACCGCTCCGTTTCTGTGCTGAAGGTGATGAGGCGTTCCTACCGACGCGCGCCAGCGGAGCGAACTATGGTCGCCGCATCGCCAACAGGGCACTCGTCTGGCGGATGTTCTATCCACAAGAGACACCAAATCTCCGCAATATCCGTCCCGATTTCACAACACTGGATTGGGCGTTCATCGTCGGTTATGTGCTGAGTTTTATTGCACTTTTGTTCACTTTCGATTCGATCTCTGGTGAATTAGAACGCGGAACGTTGCGGTTGACATTGGCAAACTCCATCCCACGGCACATTGTCTTGGTTGGGAAGTTTTTAGGCGCGTTCATCAGCATTAATATTCCATTTGCGATTGCAGTGTTAATGAACCTAATCTTAATCTCTACCTCAGACGCGGTACAGCTCAATGCCGAGGCGTGGGGACGTTTAGGCATCTTGTACGGTATCGTTGTTCTCTATACGTGTCTCTTTATCGCTTTAGGTCTTCTCGTCTCAGCCGCGGTACGAGAGAGTGGTGTGAGTCTCGTTGTGCTGTTGTTAATCTGGGTGAGTTTTGTGGTGTTTATGCCGAATACGTTGGCATCTATTGGGAGTCGAACGTCAGTACCGATCGCTTATATGGAATTTTGGACCCAGCGCATTCGGCTTGCAGATGAGGCACGTGCGGCATACCGAGATAAATATGGGGACTCACAAACGCCGCCACCGGTGCACGTACTCGGCGAGTATGTTACCACAGAAGCCGAAGAGTATGAACGCTATAATGAGGCATATTTAAAACAACAAATTGCACAAGGAAAGCGTGCACGTGCGATAACCCGTATTTCACCGACAGCGATTACGCAACGCCTCTTTGAATCTTTTGCCGGAACGGGGTTTGAACGGCATCTGCAATTTATTGAGAATGTGCAGCGTTACGCCCGTGAATACCGAGAGTTCGTTATTGATACCGATAGAGCAGATCCAGAAAGTCTTCATGTCGTTGGGATTCAAGAGGGTATGTCGCAGAAGCCTGTCAGTCCGGAGGCGATTCCCAAATTTAAAGACACACTCAGCCTCAACCGTGATTTCAACACTGCAGCGGCAGATCTACTGTTGCTGGTGTTGTTCCTTGGGGTGCTTGTGTCGGGGGCGCATCTCGCCTTTGTCCGTCTTGAGATTTGAATGCGGTAAATAAGGATCTGAATGATGCTTCTTAGAAATCTGAATCGCTTGCTTTTTCAAAATTTTTCGTGTATACTTTATGATAAGTAAACCTGAAACTTGCCAATGAGGGAACAGCAATGAACGACTACACGGGCATTATTACCGTTGAACCGGGCAAACGCAGCGGACAACCCTGCATTCGGGGTATGCGGATCACCGTTTACGATATCTTTGAATATCTTGCATCCGGTATGACAGTGGCGGAAATTCTTGATGATTTTCCGTATTTAACTGAAACGGACATTCGCGCCTGTTTTGCTTATGCCGCCAACTGGAAAAAATCGCAGACGGTTGTTTACACGAATGAAACTCCTATTCGATCAGAACCTATCGCCGAACCTTGTAAATCTGCTGACGGATCTGTTTCCTAATTCCACTCATGTCCAGGATGCTGGATTAGATGCGGTAGAGGATGCCGAGTTATGGAATTACGCTCGTAATAATGATTATCTTATCGTATCAAAAGATGCAGACTTTAGGCATAGAAGCACTGTTTACGGGCCTCCGCCAAAAGTAATTTGGATCGGTTTAGGGAATTGTTCAACAAAGGCTGTGGAAAATAACTTGAGAGATCATTATTCGGATATCCAAACCTTTGCAAGAGATGCCCATCGGGGATTATTTGTGCTGCTGTGACCTGCTTAGACCTCAAGAAATATCGGTGAACTGGCTAAAGACTCTTTTTCATCCTTCTATTCTTCCATGTCCAGTTTTAACTCATAATCTGCCAAATTGGTTCTGCACCCTTAACACCTACAAGTTTCTGATCTAATCCGCTGTGGAAGTATGTGAGTCGATTCGGGTTAATTCCGAGTTGATGGAGGATTGTCGCGTGCAGATGCCTGACATGAAATGGATCTGTGACCGCCGCGCTACCGAGTTCGTCGGTCTCACCAACGCTGATCCCACCTTTGATCCCGCCGCCTGCCATCCACATTGTGAAGCCGTAAGAGTTATGGTCACGGCCTGTCCCCTTGGCGTACTCTGCTGTCGGTTGACGACCAAATTCACCGCCCCAGACAACGAGCGTTTCGTCAAGTAGCCCGCGTTGTTTGAGGTCCTTCAGCAGCCCGGCAATCGGTTTATCAGTCGCCTTGGCGTGTTTGTTGTGGTTTTTCTCTATGTCGTTGTGTGCGTCCCAATTATCGTCACCATGTGCACCACCGGAGTAAAGCTGAATAAACCTAACACCACGCTCAACCAACCGTCTCGCTAAAAGGCATTTCGTGCCAAATTCCTCTGTTTCCTTTTTGTTGATCCCGTAAAGTGCTTTAATGTGTTCCGGTTCGCTTTTCAAATCGACTGCTTCCGGTGCAGTAGACTGCATCTTGTATGCCAGTTCGTAACTCGAAATTCGAGCGGCGAGATCAGTGTTGTCGGTGCGTTTGGAGAGATGGGTTGTGTTAAATTGGCGCAAATAGTCGAGGAGTCTGCGCTGTTCACTTTCGCTCACGTCACTCGGACGCTCCAGATTCAGAATCGGGGCACCTTCCGAGCGGAAAACCGTGCCCTGATAAACGGCGGGCATATACCCACTACTCCAGTTTTTCGCGCCGCTGATGGGACCCCCTGTCCGGTCAAGCATTACAACGTATCCGGGTAGGTTTTCGTTTTCACTGCCAAGCCCGTAATTCACCCAAGATCCGAGCGACGGATGACCACTTAACACGCGACCCGCGTTCATCATCAGCATCGCTGAACCGTGCAGTGGTGAGTCTGCAGTCATTGACTTGATAAAGGCGATGTCATCAACGCAGGTTGCAACGTGTGGGAAAAGCCCTGAAACCCATTGTCCCGATTCGCCATGTTGTTTGAAATCCCACTTTGGACTGACGATACGTCCCTCCGATCTCTCACCGCCACGTCCTTTCGTTTTGACCTGAACGGTCTTGTCGTTGAGTTTGGACAGCGTCGGTTTGTAGTCGAAGGTATCAACGTGGCTTGGACCGCCATACATGAACAGGAAAATCACGCGTTTTGCCTTCGGCGTGAAGTGTGACGGTTTTGGCGTAAGTGGATTGAGATAGGGTGTCACACCGTCTGCCGCGACGGCTTGTGAATCGAGAAAACCATCAGCGGATAGAAGCCCAGTTAGCGCAAGCGATGCGAACCCACCCGCGATGTTGCCGATAAATTCTCGGCGGGTTTGACCACAGAAATCCCCTTTTGAATTTGTTTTTCTCTTTGTCTTAGGTAGATTGTCCATTACCGTATCTCCAATTTTAGTGTTTCTATTTTGTAGAAACGAAAACGGGTTGTATCAATCCAAAAAGATAAATTCATTTAGATTCAACGCCAATAACGCAAATCGGTCCAGTGCAACCTCTGGACTCACGCCTTCATGTTGTTGAAGTTCTTGCATGAAGGTTAATGCCTGTTGCACTTCAGATGACTCCGGTTCACGGCACAGCACAAGCCGAAGTCCAAATCGCACACGGTCTTCGACTGCCACACCACCTTCCCACCGCATCCTGTTGGCGAAAGCGAGGGCTTGGTCGTTGATAAACTTCCCGTTGAGCATCGTCAGCGATTGGGTCGGCACCGTTGTCGAAAAACGGACTGGGCATGTGGAATCGGTGTTTGCTTGATCGAATTGGTTCAGGATTGGGACGAGCAACGAGCGTTTAACCTTTACGTAAACGCTTCGGCGGTTTGCCTCCTCCGGTGGTGATTGCCCCCAAACATTCCTCGGTCTTGAAGATGTCGCCAACACTTCTTTCGGTAGTTCAGGGAAAATACTCGGTCCTCCCATTTTGAGGTTCAGTTTCCCAGTGATCCAGAGTACTGTATCCCGGATCTCTTCTGCAGTCAAGCGACGGATGTCGAATCGCCAAAAGAGATCATTGTTTGCGTCCTGTTGAGCGTATCGCGGATTGTTCTGTGCCGACATCCGATATGCGTTTGAGGTCATTATCAGTTTGTGCATCGCTTTTAACCGCCAACCGGTCGCGATGAATTCAGATGCCAGCCAGTCGAGAAGTTCGGGATGTGTCGGCGATGTGCCGAGTTGTCCGAAATCGTTTGTTGATCGGACAATCCCACGTCCGAAGTGGTGTTGCCAGATACGATTGACCATCACGCGTGCTGTTAGTGGGTTCTCAGCATTCGTCACCCACTCCGCGAGGATACGCCGTTTCCCAGATGACTTTGCGTCCTCTGGAACAGGCGGTATGTCTACAATAGGCGGATTCAACACTTCGGGAAATGCCGGTTTAACCTCACGTCCGACGAGGTGCGGATTGCCACGTCGCAAGATGTGCGTCGGTGTCTGCTTACTCTCTGAAACCGACAGAGCCTGATGGTCGTAAGGCACGCGCTGTCGCCGCCGTTGATCTCGCTGTTTTTTCAACTCCTTCTGTTGCTCTACTAACGCCTTCAACGATTCGTTTGTTTCAATAAGTTCCGCATGTGTTTTTAATAACTCATTAAAATTAATTGTAGCGTTTGTTGAGAGTGGCTGTTTCTCAAAACTCGACCCTGACCACGAAACAGTCAGCTGAGGTTTATCTATATCTTTGTTGAAGTATTCAAGACGAATCGACACCTCACCATTTGTGAGCGCAACTTCGACATCTCGTTCACCAATCAATTCGGCGACTCTATAACCATTGAGAATCAATCTACAGGTGCCTTGCAGATTAATATGGAATGTATAAGTCGCCTCTTCCGGTACCTGTAACGTTCCTTCAAAAACCAAACCGATGTCTTTTTTTCTGCTGGCAGGTGCGAGTGAGAATAGATTGCTAAACAATCTCCCTTCGGCAGTAGGTTCAAGGAGATCAAAATGATCAGGAAACTGCTCAAGGGTGTCTCGATAAAAGCGATATGTCAAATCACGCATCGGGGACACTGGCGCATCAGGTACTATCTCCTCTGAAATATTTTTAGCGAGTTCGATTTTGATGATTTCTTGTATCTCGAAGAGTTTATCTTGCGCTTCTTGTTCTGCGAGTCGCTTTTCAGCGAGTCGTTTATCTCGCACTGCTTGCTGCTCAGGCGTACCGATATCGGCGAGCGGTCCACGGTTGTTGGGCGTAATATCATGGAAAAACGCGAGCAAGCTGTAGTAATCCCGCGTTGAAATCGGATCGATTTTATGGTCGTGGCATCGGGCGCAACCGACTGTCATACCGAGCATCACCTGTCCTGTTGTTGAGACAATATCATCAAGATAATCATACCGCGCGAGTTTCCGATCAGCAGGACTATCGTCCCAAATACCAAGTCGGTGATATCCAGTCGCAATGATGGTCTCTGTGGTTACGGTATCAAGTTCATCACCTGCCAGCTGTTCCTTGATGAATTGATCGTACGGTTTGTCTGTGTTGAAGGCGTTGACAACGTAATCACGGTATCGCCATATATAGGGCTTATCTGAATCGTTTTCATAGCCGTTGGTTTCGGCATAACGGACAAGGTCGAGCCAGTGCCGTCCCCACTTCTCACCGTAGCGTGGCGACTTCAGGAGTTTATCAATGAGTTTTTCATAAGCGTCTGGGGATGTGTTGTTCAGGAACGCTTCCACGGCTTCTGGCGAGGGCGGTAATCCTGTGAGGTCGTAGTATACCCGACGGATCAGTGTCAGTTTGCTGGCGGGTGCGGCGGGGGTTAAATCGTGTGCCTCGAGTTTTGCGAGAATAAACGCGTCGATCGGATTGTTGATCCAATCCGATGCATTCACTGATGGCACTTGGGGTCGTTTCAGCGGACGATATGCCCAATAATCCGATGCAGTTTTAGATTTGGGTTGGACGTTGGTATCTTGAATCGGATAAGGGAGTCCTATGTTGATCCATTTCGCCAGAATCTCAAGAGAGGTGTCATCTAACCTCCCATCAGGTGGCATCTGTGCTGTTTCTTGACCGTAACCGACCATCTCAAGTAGGAAACTATCGGCAGGGCTTTCAAGCGACACCGCAGCACCATAATCTCCACCTTCCAGAATCTTTTCCCGACTCGTCAGTTGGAGTCCACCCTCTACTTTGGTTCCGCCACCGTGGCATTGGAAACAGTTCTGTTGAAGAATAGGCTTTACTTGAGAATTAAAAAATTCTACCTTCTCTGCGTTAGTCAGATCGCTCGCATAACAGAGATAGTGAGAAGTCAGGACGCACAGGAAAACGGTTGTAAGAAAACAGAAACGATGCGGATGTCGCATAGTCTTCTCCCTTCAAAAATAACGCTTCGGAACGCTGTACGCGAGCGAAAACCTTTTGAACCGTGATACATTGCCATCAATTCCAAAGAGATCAATTGCCTATTTGACGTGAATCCCACTTAAGGGTTTAGTGGGCTCACTTGTGTTCAACCCAACCTATGTTCCTATTGCTTTACAACGATGCTTCTGTTTCGCCCTTTTCCGCTGGTACGACAGAGATCCGCACCAGAAAAGCATTGGTGCTACCCTTTTCGCAGAACCAATTACCTGTCGCCCCTAACTTGAACCGTTGTCCACGAGCGAATGAGTGGCGGATTTGCCCTGTGTCGCCGGGCGGAATATCCCATGCAGAAGCGAGTGCTTCATCAGGAAATCCTTCCGTCGGTAATTCAGCGTCACCAGCAAACAGATCAAACGAGCCGACCGCCTCACCCGCACCGACCTGTATATCAATGATAAGCGTTCCGCCCTGTTCAAACGGCGTAGCGTCAATCTCAACAGGCGTATAATCCTGATAGCCGTCTCCCGGTCCACGGAAAACGTTCAAAAACGCCATCAACGCCTTACCTGAACTGATATCTAACTCTTGCATCGATTTTTCCCTATTCACGCTGGCGAGATTTACAGCCTCGCCTTTCGCAGCACCTGCTAACAGCGTTAAATATTTTTCTATCCGACTGTCACGACGGAGTTTGCTGTCTGGTTGGTGCATTATAATCTCACCTTCAGGGTTCAGCACCTGAATATCCACGGGGTAGACGTAATTATCTTTGAGCGTTTTGGCGAAGACGCTGGCGCGTTCCCCTTCTGAACCCTCTATCAATTCCGACAGATCGCGAAGGAGCACCGAAGTATTCACAAACTTCTCGTTGAGCGTTTGTATGATTTCTGGATTCGAGAGCGGACCCGCCCTCAAGTTTTTACCGTTCGCTCAGCAAGATTCATCGTCTAAGGGACCCCAGGTAAGAACTGCATGCATCGGACGCTGCGTTGCTTCCGATTCTGCGACTGCCTCCGTAAGCGGTAGCCAGTTAATTTTAGCGAACTTGTAGAACTTCAATTCCAATCTTCTGCGCGCTTCTTTGGATGTGATGGCATCCTCCCACTCGATGTCGTCTGGTGTTTTTGTCGGTGTAGCAAGGAGTTCCATACGCGGCACGAAGACCATATCAGCATGCCCAAAGTCATTGATGTCTACATTGCTATTGCGCGGCGGAAGCGCGAGCGAAAAGTCACAAATAGTACCAGTCTTCAGATTGATGCGTAATCCGCCAGTATATTGCGATGGGATAAAGCGGGCTAAATCTATTTGTCTCCCATCACTTCCGGGTTTCCAGTCCGGATTGGGACGAGTTGCCAAAGTAAACTCCGCATGAATTCGGAACGTGATGTCGGCGTAATCTGACGAAAGTGCGCGTAAGCAGGCGAACGCTCCCTTCTGCCCGTGGCGTAACTTCCCTGTAGCACCCGGGTGAAATTGGGAAAGAAACGGGATAACGCTATCCATATCCAGTTCCCATACGTCCCCTACCGTCACATTTGACGATGGGAGAAAGGCGTTGAAAGCCTCTCCGTTATATTCTCTGGTAGGTTCGTTTGGTGACAGATCAAAGAGCTCAGCGTTTTCTGGTTCTTTGTGTAGATTGTAAGTCGCATCGGCAATCGGATCCCAATGTGCATGGACTTGTAAAGATGCTGAACTTTTCAGTGCAGTGCTAAGGTCTACCATCAATTTTCTCTCCGTTGTATGATTTACTTATAAGCATTCTTGGATGCACTTTTTGCAGTTAAGTTTCACCTATGGTAAGGGTTCACCTTCATTGGCGGTCAACTCTGCATAAAGTTCCTGCAGCCGCGTTGTAACGGGACGGATGCCTTCGTCTCCGATTTTTCTGCCATCAACCTCTAAGACCGGACTTAGTTCACCCACAGTGCCGGTCGTAAAGACCTCGTCCGCTGTGTAAATCTCGGTCAATGAGACATTTCGTTCTGTGAGTGGGATACCCGCCTCGCGAGCGATGCGGATGACCATGCCCCGTGTAATCCCCGGCAGGCAGCTATCGGCATGCGGTGTCAGCACATGCCCGCGCTTTATGGCAAAGATATTCGTTGCGTTTGTTTCTGAAACGTACCCGTGGATGTCGAGCATAATCGCATCGTCCACGCCAGCGACATTCGCCTCAATCTTGGCGAGGATGTTATTGATTAGGTTGTTGTGATGAATCTTGGAGTCAACACACTGCGGTGGATTCCGTCGGATTGCTGAGGTGATTAAACGGACACCGCTGCTGGCATAAATAGGCGGTTTCCACTCCGCTATAACGATTAGGGTGGTGCCGTACTGATTGACGCGTGCGTCCATACTGGAGGTAACCTTTTTCCCGCGACTGAGCGTTAGGCGGATGTGCACACCGTCTCGCATACCGTTGGCTTCAAGCGTCTCAAAGATGGCTTTTTTGACATCGTCGCGTGTCGGGATGTTTGCGAATGCCATAGCGTGTGCAGAATCCATGAGCCGATCAAGATGCTCATCGAGCGCGAAGATTTTTCCGTTATAGACACGCAAGCCTTCCCATACACCGTCCCCACCTTGGACGAGGCTATCGAACACGGAGATCTTCGCGTCTTCACGCGGTAGGAGTTCACCGTTAACGTGGATTAAAATGTTTTCATTTCTTGAATCAGGTAATTGTGGTTTCATTTTTTAATTTTTCCTTGCGGTTCGTTCAAGTGGGTTGGAGGTTTTGACCTGGCTGTTCGTAAATCCGTCTTCCACTACGTTCCAGACTACGCGCTTGGTACTAATTTTGAGTACAGCATGCTTCAGGTTTCTTCTATGCATGAGAGGCATATTCACAATCATAATTTTTCCCTTAATAGCTGTCGGCAATTTAGCCATCAGCCGTCAGCAAGGAAGCCTTTCAGTTGCCAAGGGTTCCATTTCTTGCTGAAAGCCGATGGTTTGCGATAGTCATTCTTGCTGATTACTGATAGCCAATATTACCATGTATCGCGGACGCTCACACCTTCATCCGTTAGATAGGTTTTGATGTTATCAATCGTGAATTCGCCGTAGTGTGTAATAGAGGCGACGATTGCGGCATCGGCGTTGCTTTCAACAAAAACATCTCGTAGGTGCTGTGGGTTTCCTGCCCCCCCGGAGGCGATTACTGGCACCGGCACCAGATCCGCGATTGCACCTGTCAATTCGAGTTCATATCCGGCTTTTGTGCCATCTGCATCGATGCTATTGACGACAATTTCGCCTGCTCCCAAATCCACGCCTCGTGCTGACCACTCCAGTGCATCCCAACCGACGGGTGTTCTCCCACCGTCTATGTAAATTTCATAACCGCTTGGGATCTGATCGCTTTTCGGAACTTGCTTTACCTGCATACTTAACACGACACATTGACTGCCAAATGCTTGTGCGCCTTCTGCTATGATCTCAGGATTCCGCACGGCACCGGAATCTATGCTCACCTTCTCTGCACCCGCGAGTAGAACACGACGCATGTCCTCAAGCGTCCGCAACC
Proteins encoded in this region:
- a CDS encoding DUF1501 domain-containing protein; translated protein: MDNLPKTKRKTNSKGDFCGQTRREFIGNIAGGFASLALTGLLSADGFLDSQAVAADGVTPYLNPLTPKPSHFTPKAKRVIFLFMYGGPSHVDTFDYKPTLSKLNDKTVQVKTKGRGGERSEGRIVSPKWDFKQHGESGQWVSGLFPHVATCVDDIAFIKSMTADSPLHGSAMLMMNAGRVLSGHPSLGSWVNYGLGSENENLPGYVVMLDRTGGPISGAKNWSSGYMPAVYQGTVFRSEGAPILNLERPSDVSESEQRRLLDYLRQFNTTHLSKRTDNTDLAARISSYELAYKMQSTAPEAVDLKSEPEHIKALYGINKKETEEFGTKCLLARRLVERGVRFIQLYSGGAHGDDNWDAHNDIEKNHNKHAKATDKPIAGLLKDLKQRGLLDETLVVWGGEFGRQPTAEYAKGTGRDHNSYGFTMWMAGGGIKGGISVGETDELGSAAVTDPFHVRHLHATILHQLGINPNRLTYFHSGLDQKLVGVKGAEPIWQIMS
- a CDS encoding DUF5615 family PIN-like protein — protein: MKLLFDQNLSPNLVNLLTDLFPNSTHVQDAGLDAVEDAELWNYARNNDYLIVSKDADFRHRSTVYGPPPKVIWIGLGNCSTKAVENNLRDHYSDIQTFARDAHRGLFVLL
- a CDS encoding four helix bundle protein, with the translated sequence MQDFKKLQVWQKSHDLTLRMYELTSRFPREEMYGLTNQIRRACASMPTNIAEGCGRGSSADFARFLHIAMGSANETEYLILLARDLKYLDTDLFAGLMDTIVEVRKMLTSLLRRLKTENC
- a CDS encoding DUF1553 domain-containing protein, translated to MRHPHRFCFLTTVFLCVLTSHYLCYASDLTNAEKVEFFNSQVKPILQQNCFQCHGGGTKVEGGLQLTSREKILEGGDYGAAVSLESPADSFLLEMVGYGQETAQMPPDGRLDDTSLEILAKWINIGLPYPIQDTNVQPKSKTASDYWAYRPLKRPQVPSVNASDWINNPIDAFILAKLEAHDLTPAAPASKLTLIRRVYYDLTGLPPSPEAVEAFLNNTSPDAYEKLIDKLLKSPRYGEKWGRHWLDLVRYAETNGYENDSDKPYIWRYRDYVVNAFNTDKPYDQFIKEQLAGDELDTVTTETIIATGYHRLGIWDDSPADRKLARYDYLDDIVSTTGQVMLGMTVGCARCHDHKIDPISTRDYYSLLAFFHDITPNNRGPLADIGTPEQQAVRDKRLAEKRLAEQEAQDKLFEIQEIIKIELAKNISEEIVPDAPVSPMRDLTYRFYRDTLEQFPDHFDLLEPTAEGRLFSNLFSLAPASRKKDIGLVFEGTLQVPEEATYTFHINLQGTCRLILNGYRVAELIGERDVEVALTNGEVSIRLEYFNKDIDKPQLTVSWSGSSFEKQPLSTNATINFNELLKTHAELIETNESLKALVEQQKELKKQRDQRRRQRVPYDHQALSVSESKQTPTHILRRGNPHLVGREVKPAFPEVLNPPIVDIPPVPEDAKSSGKRRILAEWVTNAENPLTARVMVNRIWQHHFGRGIVRSTNDFGQLGTSPTHPELLDWLASEFIATGWRLKAMHKLIMTSNAYRMSAQNNPRYAQQDANNDLFWRFDIRRLTAEEIRDTVLWITGKLNLKMGGPSIFPELPKEVLATSSRPRNVWGQSPPEEANRRSVYVKVKRSLLVPILNQFDQANTDSTCPVRFSTTVPTQSLTMLNGKFINDQALAFANRMRWEGGVAVEDRVRFGLRLVLCREPESSEVQQALTFMQELQQHEGVSPEVALDRFALLALNLNEFIFLD
- a CDS encoding ABC transporter permease subunit, with the translated sequence MWHIAKRELYDNLNSLRFALATVLLLALMLTNAILYLREHPARAQAYHNAAADAIKTLESRSTSLYRVATQGPGDLHKAPSPLRFCAEGDEAFLPTRASGANYGRRIANRALVWRMFYPQETPNLRNIRPDFTTLDWAFIVGYVLSFIALLFTFDSISGELERGTLRLTLANSIPRHIVLVGKFLGAFISINIPFAIAVLMNLILISTSDAVQLNAEAWGRLGILYGIVVLYTCLFIALGLLVSAAVRESGVSLVVLLLIWVSFVVFMPNTLASIGSRTSVPIAYMEFWTQRIRLADEARAAYRDKYGDSQTPPPVHVLGEYVTTEAEEYERYNEAYLKQQIAQGKRARAITRISPTAITQRLFESFAGTGFERHLQFIENVQRYAREYREFVIDTDRADPESLHVVGIQEGMSQKPVSPEAIPKFKDTLSLNRDFNTAAADLLLLVLFLGVLVSGAHLAFVRLEI
- a CDS encoding ABC transporter permease subunit; the protein is MLKTLIRRELLDNLMTFRFAAVLLITLLLVVANTVVLVQDYEQRLESYNDAVKMHRQDLRNSKTYSTAYLFVDRAPNPLSIFNIGLDKRLGNLIGIYHGFMPTLWDAQMHGTDNPFIAFFSSIDIVFVFEVILSLMGLIFAYDAIAGERERGTLRLVLAQPIGRGQILLAKYISTMACLLVPLILSLLFALLFLTRSIPLSIADFLRVAGIVFTSFAYLSLFYLIGLLISVATRRTGTALMLAMFVWGFLVLVYPNLIRVTVNPGGDIQARVKTAQNQIQQILDTYERERQKFLEKEGIAGETSEFSKALGFYHQADVDPVTLMTYIENMSVISEIRPDFEKYVPVAKRYYNFVEPLVTQTVEKAWRVRKQALDEIYVRQATTDRILLKLSPIGIYDAATQAWAGTDLSGLRDFFDTARRYRKVVIDYLYAKDAFSSREWFVADKGAVDWSTLPQFTFERSDVWTNAKRALPDLFLLLIANLVLFMGIVLIFIKSEV